A stretch of Gemmobacter fulvus DNA encodes these proteins:
- a CDS encoding multidrug effflux MFS transporter produces the protein MQPQRLSTTEFIALIAMLFATIAFSIDAMLPALPEIARELTPLDPNRSQLIVTSFVLGMGLGTFFAGPLSDSFGRKPIILGGAVLYCAAAFLASVAPSLETLLLARVVQGLGASGPRVVSLALVRDIYKGREMARVVSFAMMIFTLVPAVAPLAGSAIIAGFGWRSIFLAFIVFSALSVVWLGLRQPETLLPTARRSLRLSSLWQALREVLSHRVVKTAIAAQTLGFACLFGTLSSTQQIFDVTFNRADSFPLWFALIAVLAGSASLINAALVVRLGMRFLVTVTFTTQALLSLGFALLMLGADLPAEVQFGLYIGWTVSVFMMAGLTLGNLNALALEPVGHIAGMAASVTGAIATVLAVALAVPLGLAFDGTPVPLAFGICGLTVLGTLLMRSLPRR, from the coding sequence ATGCAACCGCAGCGCCTGTCGACGACCGAATTCATCGCGCTGATCGCGATGCTGTTTGCCACCATCGCCTTTTCCATTGACGCGATGCTGCCCGCCCTGCCCGAGATCGCGCGCGAACTGACGCCGCTCGATCCGAACAGATCGCAGCTGATCGTTACCAGTTTTGTGTTGGGCATGGGGCTCGGCACGTTTTTTGCAGGCCCGCTGTCCGACAGTTTCGGGCGCAAGCCGATCATTCTGGGCGGCGCGGTGCTCTATTGCGCGGCGGCCTTTCTGGCATCGGTTGCCCCCAGTCTGGAAACCTTGCTGCTGGCGCGGGTGGTGCAGGGACTTGGGGCCTCGGGGCCGCGCGTGGTGTCGCTGGCTCTGGTGCGCGACATCTACAAGGGCCGCGAAATGGCCCGCGTCGTCAGCTTTGCCATGATGATCTTCACGCTGGTGCCGGCGGTTGCCCCGCTTGCGGGCAGCGCCATCATTGCAGGCTTTGGCTGGCGCAGCATCTTTCTGGCCTTCATCGTGTTTTCGGCGCTGTCGGTGGTCTGGCTGGGCCTGCGCCAGCCGGAGACCTTGCTGCCCACCGCCCGCCGTTCGCTGCGTCTGTCGAGCCTGTGGCAGGCGCTGCGCGAGGTTCTGTCGCATCGGGTGGTGAAAACCGCGATTGCGGCGCAAACGCTGGGCTTTGCCTGCCTCTTCGGCACGCTGTCCTCCACCCAGCAGATTTTCGATGTCACCTTTAACCGGGCCGACAGCTTTCCGCTGTGGTTTGCGCTGATCGCGGTGCTGGCGGGCAGTGCCAGCCTGATCAATGCCGCATTGGTGGTGCGGCTGGGCATGCGCTTTCTGGTGACAGTCACCTTCACCACACAGGCGCTGCTGTCGCTTGGCTTTGCGCTGCTGATGCTGGGGGCCGATCTGCCCGCAGAGGTGCAGTTCGGGCTTTATATCGGCTGGACGGTCAGCGTGTTCATGATGGCGGGGCTGACGCTCGGCAATCTCAATGCGCTGGCGTTGGAGCCGGTGGGCCATATCGCGGGTATGGCCGCCTCGGTCACCGGGGCGATTGCCACGGTTCTGGCGGTGGCGCTTGCCGTGCCGCTGGGCCTTGCCTTCGATGGCACGCCGGTGCCGCTGGCCTTCGGGATCTGTGGCCTGACCGTGCTGGGCACGCTGCTGATGCGCAGCCTGCCCCGGCGCTGA
- a CDS encoding DsbA family oxidoreductase: MIRLDIFSDPVCPWCYLGKANLDRALEAHPDHPFTIEWHPFQLAPLMPAEGVDRASYLLRIFGTQERTVAAHLRLEELGREAGVTFNFAAIHKVPNTLDAHRMIHWAGLEGRQSAMVSALFRAYWREGRDIGAQEVLADLAAEAGMDRALALRLLATDEDKDAVRARETHARQKGITAVPTFIVADQHVLSGAQPPKLWAQVIAELARG, from the coding sequence ATGATCCGGCTCGATATCTTTTCCGATCCCGTCTGCCCCTGGTGTTATCTGGGCAAGGCCAATCTGGACCGCGCGCTTGAGGCGCATCCCGACCATCCGTTCACAATCGAATGGCACCCGTTCCAGCTTGCGCCGTTGATGCCTGCCGAAGGCGTGGATCGCGCAAGCTATCTGCTGCGCATCTTCGGCACGCAGGAGCGCACGGTGGCGGCCCATCTGCGGCTGGAGGAACTGGGGCGCGAGGCCGGTGTGACCTTCAACTTTGCCGCCATCCACAAGGTGCCGAATACGCTCGATGCACATCGCATGATCCATTGGGCCGGGCTTGAGGGGCGGCAAAGCGCCATGGTTTCGGCCCTGTTCCGTGCCTATTGGCGCGAGGGGCGTGATATCGGCGCGCAGGAGGTACTGGCCGATCTGGCGGCCGAGGCGGGCATGGACCGGGCGCTGGCGCTGCGGCTGCTCGCCACCGATGAAGACAAGGATGCCGTGCGCGCCCGCGAAACCCATGCCCGGCAAAAGGGCATCACGGCGGTGCCGACCTTCATTGTCGCGGATCAGCATGTGCTGTCGGGGGCGCAGCCCCCGAAACTCTGGGCGCAGGTGATCGCAGAACTGGCGCGTGGCTGA